AGGACCGAACATCTCCTATGGCGCCACGGTCAAGTTCATCTTTGAGTCGGTCGATGAATACTCCGCGTTCGGAGTAGCCGCCGATATCGGTCTTCGCTACTCTCGACTGCGCGATCGCATGAGCCTGGGACTGGCCGTAAAGAATCTCGGTATGCAGTTATCGAGCCTGGGTGATGAAAAATATCCTATGCCCTTAACTTTCCGAGCCGGGGTCGGACTCCGACCCAGGGGCTTGCCAATTACTCTCGCTGGAGATTTGATTCTGCCGATTGATAACAAGCTGGTGGTGGCTTTCGGCGCAGAATATTGGGAGTTGCGCCCGTTCTACCTTCGCCTGGGATGGAACAGTTTTGGCGTCAACTACCGAACCAGTGATTCCGAGGACAGTTGGGCCGGGCTTGGTCTCGGTGTCGGTTTTGATATCAGACAATTACAAATATCATACGCCTTTGCGCCCGGTGCAGAACTGGGCGATAGTCACAGAATAACTCTGACAGGAAGTCTATGATGAACACACGCAGGATCGTTACTGTTCTTTTGGCCACCGCCCTGATTCTGGCCATGATGCCATCGTGTGCCAATGAATTGGGCAGCGACCCCAAAGCAGCAGTGATTGCCATGTTCGGAGCCATGGAGAAAGATGACCGCGCTACGCTGGCTCATATTCTTGATCTCTCCGAGTTGATGAGTAATCTAAATGAAGATTATGCTCTTCAGACTAACAAGCCGAGAGTTTTCACCAGTCCCGAGCAGATTCTCGATGATCTTACCGGCGAAGGTAAAACAAAAAAACGATGGTTTGATCTCCAGAGAATCGTAAATAAAGCTGAGGTTATCGGTGAGACAGCGACAGTCGAGGTTACTTTCGTTGACAAAGAGCAGTCGCGTGGATGGCGCACGAAGTTTGGATTACACAAAGTCCACGATCAGTGGAAGATATATAGCTTCAAAACCGTGGTGAGTGAGAACTGATGCACCGAAACGTAGTTATCGCATTGTTGATTCTGACCAGCTGTTTGTGGCTGGGCTGTGCTGTGGAACCGGAGCCAACGGCTACAATTCAGGAGTTGCATCAGTTGGTGACCTCCGGGGCTGATCCGTTCGTGCTTGATGTTCGTTCCGAGGGGGAGTTTTTATCCAGGCGCATGGCATTTGTCGATGTGCGGATTTCCGTCGATAGTCTTGAAGCCCAGTCGAATCTTCTTCCTACTGACAAGTCGGTTGCGATCTACTGTGTTGGTTACGCCGAGGAGCAGAGCAAACAGGCAGTCAAAACTCTGGTCGCTCTGGGCTATACCCGTGCACTGTATGTGGTCGGGGGTCTCAAAGCCTGGGCTGAAGCCAGCTTTGAAACGACCGGCGGCGAACTCTAAGCAGACCTTACCCTATTCTTGCCAGGTTACAATGGGCACAGCAGACGCCCTCGTCTGCCCCATGAGTCTTGTACGAAAAGCTTCTTAGCGGTTCCACCTTCTCGGATTGGCAGAATCACCAGGGGGTTCTGCCCTACAACAACCACCACAAAAAAAGAGACCGGCCTAAACCGGTCTCCCTCACATTCAATTAGTCATCGCCCGAAAGCGATGTTAATGTCTGTTTTTACCAGCTACGACGACCACCGCCGCCGCCACGTCCGCCGCCGCCACCTTCACGCTTCGGGCGTGCTTCGTTGACGTTGAGCGTGCGTCCGTCGAGTTCCTGACCACCCACACCACTGATAGCCGCTGTGGCAGCTTCCTGGTCGGGCATCTCAACAAAACCAAAGCCACGCGGGCGGCCGGTTTCGCGATCAGTCACGATGTTAACGGTTGATACTTCGCCGAAGGCTTCAAAAGCCTGTCGCAATCCATCTTCTGTCGTATCGTACGACAGATTGCCGATGTAGATATTCATTCTACACTCCGGTAGTTGCTTGTACATGCCAACCGGTTTTAGTGATCAGCAGCATAAGCGTTAATGCGCACTATTGCGCGTCGGTCCCCGAAATCAGCTTTTCCAAAGATTTGACAGGAAGAACATAAGCCTCGACAAAAGCCTGGAAAAAAACAATGAGGGATACCAGTCATACATGCCATGTATATCGGCTAAGCAAAACAATGTCAATAGCTAATAATAAAAAAGTGAAACGGTTATGAAGCACCCACACGGAACCAAAAGAGTGCAATCTCGCGCTCGCATTCCTTTGTCGGTCATGATATGACACGGGTGAGGAGGGCTGCGAGGGGTATCTGCTATCCGTGATACGAAAAACTGATACGGGTTGTCAGTGGCTTGTACCATCATTTATGTATGGTGAGTACATGAGGGATGAGGAACATTTGTGACCGTCGAGATCAAAGCGGCTGAAGAAATGGAACAGACGATGGAAATTACGATTGATTGAAGGAATGAATCCTGAGTGTGATGATCTTCATCATACGCTGACGTGACTGGACCATAATAATCCTTGCCAATATCATTACCTGATATGTGAATCATCCTCACCCAAAAACTTAATAAACCTAAATCTCCTTGCCCTGCACCCACTTACAAATACAACAAAAAAAGACCCAAAGTGCTTGGATGACATAAACTTCTTGCCAAAAGTTTCGATTTTGCTATATTAATGGGCTTTTTGAGTTCGTCTGTCTCCAGCCAATTGTGGAGAGAGACAGCGTGTTACATTTTAGAGTGAGGCGGTTAGAATCCCGTTGAGGATTCGAACATTACCTTTATTGCTGTTATTGACATGTTTGGTAACCTGACCGACAAGCTGGAATCCGTCTTTAAGACGTTACGCGGCGCCGGGAAACTCTCGGAGAAAAACATCAAGGACTCCATGCGCGAGGTCCGCAAGGCGTTGCTCGAGGCAGATGTCAATTACAAGGTAGCCAAACGATTTGTCGCCTCGGTCGAGGAAAAAGCGATCGGCGATGAAGTACTCAAGGCGCTTGAGCCGGGTCAGCAGGTAATCAAGGTTGTTCACGAAGAATTGATCCGCCTCCTCGGCGACAAGGCCGAACCGTTGGCCCCGATAGATAAATCACCCACAGTGTATATGGTGTGCGGTCTTCAGGGATCGGGCAAAACAACGTTGTGCGCCAAGCTGGCGTTGATGCACCGTCGAAAGAACAAAAAGCCACTGGTGGTGGCGGCAGACATCTATCGTCCGGCGGCGGTGAAACAATTGAAAGTACTGGCAGATTCGATTAACGTCGAGCATTTCTCGTTGGAAGGGAAAAAACCGCCCGAGATTTGCCACGAGGCGTTTAAGTATGCCGAGAAGAATTTTATCGACCTGGTCATTCTTGATACCGCCGGAAGACTGCACATTGACGACGAGTTGATGACTGAACTGGAGGACATCAAGAGCCTTGTGAAACCGGATGAGTTGTTGCTTGTCGCCGATGCCATGACGGGTCAGGATGCGGTCAAGGTTGCCGGGGAATTTCATAAGCGACTTGATATTACAGGTGTAGTGCTGTCCAAGCTTGATGGCGACGCACGCGGTGGCGCAGCGTTGTCGATCCGCGAGGTTACAAATTGCCCGATTAAGCTGGCTTCGACTGGTGAGAAGCTGGGCGATCTGGAGCCGTTCCATCCCGACCGGATGGCGTCACGAATCCTTGGTATGGGGGACGTTGTTTCCTTAGTCGAGAAGGCGCAGGAAACAATGGACGAAAGCAAAGCGATTGAGATGCAGGAAAAGTTGCTCAAGGCGCAGTTTGACTTTGAGGATTTCCTGGACCAGATGGACCAGATTAAGAAAATGGGACCGCTCGATGGATTGCTGAAAATGATTCCCGGTATGGGCAAGGCGCTCAAGGGAGTTACAGTTGACCCGAAAGACATGGAGCGTATGGTTGCGATTATCAAGTCGATGACTATTGCCGAACGTCGCAACCCGGGTCTGATCGATGGCTCGCGCAAGAGGCGTATTGCCAAAGGGTCCGGCAATTCCATTCAGTCTGTCAATCAACTGCTGAAGCAGTTTTACGGTATGCAAAAGATGTTTAGTAATATGAATAAAGGTAAGCTCAAAGGGCTCCCCAAAGGGATGATGCCTTTCTGAGTGGAAACCTGAAAAACGGAGGTCAGGATTTTTGGCCGTACACATTAGACTTCGTCGGATGGGCAAGAAAAAACAGCCCACCTATCGTATCGTCGCTGCGGATTCGCGGCGGGCGCGCGATAGTCGTTTTCTGGAAATCTTAGGGACATACCACCCGGTCGATAAGCCGGCCAAAGTGAAGCTGGTCGAAGACCGGATCACCTACTGGCTGGATGAAGGTGCAATCCCTTCGAACACAGTCAACTCTCTTTTTACCCAGGTTGGATTCAACGACAAGTACATCAAGGCCAGTAAAGGAGAGGATGTCTCAGAGCTAGTGCTGAAGGCGACTATCACGGAACGTCCTAAAAAGACGCGCAAGATGAAAAAGGCGGCACTCGCCAAAGCTGAGGATGCCAAAACCGCTGAAGCAACCAAAGCCACTGAAGCTAAGGTAGTGGAAGAAGCCAAAGCCACTGAAGCGAAAGAGGAAGAAGCCAAGCCGGAAGCTACTGAGGATAAGAAAGAAACTGAATAGCTCCGGGTTGCTCGCAAAGGTAGCGGGCGAATCGGGATAGCAGTGAGGATCAGATCGTGTCGGATGAGGAGTTCGTAGTTGTCGGCCGATTGGGTCGCCCCCGGGGACTTAATGGAGAGATATATGTCACTCCCGAGACCGACTTTCCGGATCGTTTTGTTGGCCTGAAAGATATCCTGGTTCGAAGGCGTGGAGACTGGGAGAAAATAAAGATTGTTTCGGCTGCTATCGTTTCCGGTCGACCCGTGTTGCGGTTTGAAGGGATTCGCACCCCCGAAGATGCCGCCCGGTTTACCAATTGTGATGTGGCGGTTCCGAAGACCGAGATGGTGGAGCTTCCCGAAGGAAGCCATTATATCTTCGAACTGGTCGGTTGCGAGCTGATAGAGGAAAAGACTGGGAGACTGCTGGGAAGAGTCGTTGATGTGGAGCAGTATCCCGCCAACGACGCCTATGTAATTGAGACGACGAAAGGCAAGAAAGTGCTTTTCCCGGCCGTGAAGAAGTTTGTGCGAGAGATAGATACAGAAGCCGGACGGATAACAGTCGATCCAGCCGGACTGATAGAGAACGAGAAAAGCCAGACGGCTGTTGATGAAGTTTGAAATTGTCACGTTGTTTCCGGACTACTTCAATCTGACATTGAAGCAGTCATTGGTCGGGAAAGCGATTGACAAACAGCTCTTTGACATCGAAATAATAAACTTGCGCGACTATGCGACCGACAAGCATCGCACAGTCGATGACACACCATCCGGTGGCGGCGGAGGTATGGTACTCAAAATCGAGCCTCTTGACCGTTGCCTGAAGGCGCTGGGGCATACTCGCCATGGCGAAAGCAGTGATACCGGGAAGAAGGAGAGAATAATCCTTACTTCGGCCGCTGGTAAAGTATTTAATCAGCCATCCGCGATTCGCTATTCGCTATGTGAGCGGGTGACGATTATCTGTGGACATTACCTTGGCGTGGATGAGCGGCTCAACAATCTTTATGATTTGGATGAGGTCTCAATTGGCGATTATGTCCTCTCCGGTGGCGAACCGGCAGCGCTGGTAATGATTGATGCAATAGCGCGACTGATCCCCGGTATGCTGGGTAATTTTGAGTCGGCCCTTGAGGATTCGCACATGAACACAATCCTCGGTCCATCGGTGTATACACGGCCGACGACGTACGAAGGATTTGAGATTCCGCCGGAATTGATTTCCGGCAATCATGAGGAGATCAAGCGATTCCGTCATCGCGAGGCGTTGCGCAAGTGTTTGACTAATCGGCCCGACCTGCTGGAGAATGCCGAATTGTCCGATGAAGACAAGAAAGAGATTGAGCAATTGAAGAAAGATAAGTATTGTCGATAATAAGAAAACCCACTTGTGGGTACGAAAGGATCAGATAATGAAACGTATTGACCATATCGAGAAGAGCTATATGCGGGGAGATCATCCCCAGTTTGGCTCGGGTGATACCCTCCGGATCCATGTGAAGATCAGGGAGGGTGACAAAGAACGTATTCAGGTTTTCCAGGGTACGGTGATTAGTCGTCGCGGTGGTGGCACCGGCGAAACATTTACCGTGCGTAAGATGTCGGGTGGGATTGGTGTCGAGCGCGTATTTCCACTCCACTCACCTAATATTGACAAAATCGAGAAGTTACGGTCCGGTTCGGTGCGACGCGCCAAACTGTATTACCTGCGCAAACTCACTGGCAAGTCAGCTCGAATCAAAGAGCAATTGAGCGACAAGCTTTCTAAGAAGGCAGAAGAACCAGCACAGCCGGTTGAGCCGGAAACCAAACCGGAAGAAAAGCCGGTCGAGGCCGTTGCCGAAGAACCGAAGGCGGAAGCCAAGGTCGAAGAAGTTCCAGCCGAGAAACCTGAGGCCGATGCCAAATCGGAAGAGAAATCTGAGTAGTTGTTTTCTACAATAGATGAAAAAGCGCCCTGGTATAGGGCGCTTTTTTTTGTGTATTGATGTTGAGTCTTGAGTAGGTCGAAACTGTCTTCAGTTTCGACACTTGTTCTGATTTCTTAGTAGGGTGGAACCCCTTGGCGGTTCCGCCACAACAACATCATCTTTCTGTTTCACTTTCTGCCTCGGCTCTGATGAACGGATTGAACCATTCCCGCAGTTCGTTCCAATCGTCTGTCTCTGGAATTGATATTTCGTTATACGGGTGGTTCTCCATAAACATGCTCCACAATGCCTCACATGACCTTCTTGGGTAATGTGCCAGAATAGACTCTCTGAAGTTTGAGTGAACCTCATAATGATTGGAGTGAATAAACGGTCGAAAAGCACTCTGCAACTCATTCGGGTCTACAATATCGATTATCTCTGTCTGGGAGAATCTCTTCCCGTGGGTAGGCCCCCACCCGTCCCGAAGATACTTCATTGCCTCTGCGTCGGTCTCAGGCGCACTGTAGCCAAAAATCGTGAGAATGTATGCATGGTTCAAGTGGGACTTGAGCACGTCCCAAGCATTAGAGATGTACGGATCATCCGCATAGTCTTTCTTGCTGATAGGGTATAGGAGGGGACATCTAGTGAATATGTCACCACACACCGAACACCTGCGCTCCAACGAACCGATTCTCTGATCCTTAGGGCAATACCCCAAAGCCGTGTTACCGTGGAGATAGACTACTGTTGGCCCACGCGTCCACTGGTGGTTGCGACCCATTGCGAGCCACAGAAGAGGGTCCCAATTGAAGGTAGCAATCAGATCCTTAGGTCGCAGCGACATAACAAGCAGATCGTAAATCGTTGGACTATTCGGAAGCTCCAAGGTACGAAAATACTCAAATAATGAGTCTTCGAGTCTAGCTATGAGAGCAATATTGCCGCTTGCGTGCAATTCGCTGAAGACAATCTCGAAATTGCGTCCCTTGTAATCAACTCCATCGCTTTCAAGAGACTGCTCCAGCCCGCAAGTTGCGATCAAGTCATTCATGAGGGGGAGCTTCTTCCCAACGCGATCGCCCTTCGGAAATGCCGCCCTACTAGCACCGGCGCCTAGTATCACAACATGTGGTTTACCCATCGAGATATTTTTTGTAAGACTGTGATCTTCG
This sequence is a window from Candidatus Zixiibacteriota bacterium. Protein-coding genes within it:
- the trmD gene encoding tRNA (guanosine(37)-N1)-methyltransferase TrmD; this translates as MKFEIVTLFPDYFNLTLKQSLVGKAIDKQLFDIEIINLRDYATDKHRTVDDTPSGGGGGMVLKIEPLDRCLKALGHTRHGESSDTGKKERIILTSAAGKVFNQPSAIRYSLCERVTIICGHYLGVDERLNNLYDLDEVSIGDYVLSGGEPAALVMIDAIARLIPGMLGNFESALEDSHMNTILGPSVYTRPTTYEGFEIPPELISGNHEEIKRFRHREALRKCLTNRPDLLENAELSDEDKKEIEQLKKDKYCR
- the rpsP gene encoding 30S ribosomal protein S16 is translated as MAVHIRLRRMGKKKQPTYRIVAADSRRARDSRFLEILGTYHPVDKPAKVKLVEDRITYWLDEGAIPSNTVNSLFTQVGFNDKYIKASKGEDVSELVLKATITERPKKTRKMKKAALAKAEDAKTAEATKATEAKVVEEAKATEAKEEEAKPEATEDKKETE
- the ffh gene encoding signal recognition particle protein, which codes for MFGNLTDKLESVFKTLRGAGKLSEKNIKDSMREVRKALLEADVNYKVAKRFVASVEEKAIGDEVLKALEPGQQVIKVVHEELIRLLGDKAEPLAPIDKSPTVYMVCGLQGSGKTTLCAKLALMHRRKNKKPLVVAADIYRPAAVKQLKVLADSINVEHFSLEGKKPPEICHEAFKYAEKNFIDLVILDTAGRLHIDDELMTELEDIKSLVKPDELLLVADAMTGQDAVKVAGEFHKRLDITGVVLSKLDGDARGGAALSIREVTNCPIKLASTGEKLGDLEPFHPDRMASRILGMGDVVSLVEKAQETMDESKAIEMQEKLLKAQFDFEDFLDQMDQIKKMGPLDGLLKMIPGMGKALKGVTVDPKDMERMVAIIKSMTIAERRNPGLIDGSRKRRIAKGSGNSIQSVNQLLKQFYGMQKMFSNMNKGKLKGLPKGMMPF
- a CDS encoding PorV/PorQ family protein, which encodes MRSYCSKILALVIITVLLSGSVYASSIHSKAGTSGFPFLKINVGARAVAMGGALTGLADDESSLYYNPAGIVSLEENRFIAGYHNYFVDMQSGFLGYVRKQHDNLALGCWISYLNYGDFTRTDQTGAELGDFGGGDLLLAFSAATRRGPNISYGATVKFIFESVDEYSAFGVAADIGLRYSRLRDRMSLGLAVKNLGMQLSSLGDEKYPMPLTFRAGVGLRPRGLPITLAGDLILPIDNKLVVAFGAEYWELRPFYLRLGWNSFGVNYRTSDSEDSWAGLGLGVGFDIRQLQISYAFAPGAELGDSHRITLTGSL
- the rplS gene encoding 50S ribosomal protein L19, coding for MKRIDHIEKSYMRGDHPQFGSGDTLRIHVKIREGDKERIQVFQGTVISRRGGGTGETFTVRKMSGGIGVERVFPLHSPNIDKIEKLRSGSVRRAKLYYLRKLTGKSARIKEQLSDKLSKKAEEPAQPVEPETKPEEKPVEAVAEEPKAEAKVEEVPAEKPEADAKSEEKSE
- the rimM gene encoding ribosome maturation factor RimM (Essential for efficient processing of 16S rRNA); amino-acid sequence: MSDEEFVVVGRLGRPRGLNGEIYVTPETDFPDRFVGLKDILVRRRGDWEKIKIVSAAIVSGRPVLRFEGIRTPEDAARFTNCDVAVPKTEMVELPEGSHYIFELVGCELIEEKTGRLLGRVVDVEQYPANDAYVIETTKGKKVLFPAVKKFVREIDTEAGRITVDPAGLIENEKSQTAVDEV
- a CDS encoding RNA-binding protein, with the translated sequence MNIYIGNLSYDTTEDGLRQAFEAFGEVSTVNIVTDRETGRPRGFGFVEMPDQEAATAAISGVGGQELDGRTLNVNEARPKREGGGGGRGGGGGRRSW